In the Hevea brasiliensis isolate MT/VB/25A 57/8 chromosome 8, ASM3005281v1, whole genome shotgun sequence genome, CGTCCCACTATAAAATTACTCTGGAAACTCAATCCACCATCCTCCTTTTTAAAACATAACCTCTTCCAAGCAAACTAATGAATATCATATCTTTATCATTAACATATAATAAACTAAttatattcaaatttaatttttattataaaaataaagagaaataatttataatttattattatataacttAATTAGTTAATAAATGAATAACAtaactttaaatttaaaaaaaaataataatattactaaAATAGATAGTTAAGCTTGAAGAATTGGAACAATTGAGGAGTTGCTTTgtcaatatttaattatttacgaCCGTATATGGTAATATGCATAGAACTtataatctaaaatttttaatacgctaatttataatattattatgcaTCATgacattatatatattatttattgcaTTATATGTTATTTTGATGTCTAAATATGTTATCtcgatattatttattattttaacattatGTACAAAATgatgttcatatatatatatatgaaaaagaacaatttaaattaatacaATAAATATGAACCGtattttctaaaaatattttttaaaacaatatttttcataaaagaaaTAGTCTTagattaatattattcttataCATAAAGAAGAAGAATTtagattaataaaataaattttttttcaatagaTAAAACACATGCACATATGATGAATTAGTGACAAGAATGAATCGCTAATAAAATCATAATCAATTTGAATAGAATTCTTATTTTTATATAACCCATGCGTTGAACACATCAAACTCACTCTAGGACGTCAATGTTTATTTTCTCACAAACCATTTCATTcgctattataaaataataatttggaAAAGTGACTTTCTTAATTTCCATCAAACTTTAGAATCAAAAAGTGTCTGCCTTCATCTCTATGATACAGTAGCTAATAAAAGAAAATCATTATATCAAAAAGTTTAAGTTTTatctataatttttaattttcattattttaattaaaatgtaaaaaatgcTGTGATTGTATTTCTTTTATAAAATTCCATTTgtttgtgaaaaatatttttttaaaaaatattttttatattttttaatatttagcacactcaattaaataaaaaatatttttttatcaaatgaAAATACTTTTTATTATCAAAATTTGAGATTTGAACTGTAATTGTAAAGAGGAATAGTGTGTCTTTCActtgtttttaattaaatataagcaAATAAATTATAAGAGAGGATCATTTCATAAGttgtataattaaataaataatttgtctctTTGCAAATATAATAATGGGTTATAAGAAACTTATTTTAAACGACATTCCCCCAAACCCACGCaactaattaaagaaataattgaAGCAAGAAACATGTTCTTGGCTGTGGATGGGAGTGTTTAATCGGTAACGTTGAAATTTGAAAAAGGTGGCGTCAACTGCAGAAAAGGAAGCCAATGGTGTCAAGAACTAAAGATTACAAGTATGCATGGAATTGTTAGAAGGAAGTGCAATCAACATAAGAATGGCCAAACTAAGCTTTTTGTTTGAACCCTTTTCCATATTCTTCTTCGTCGCGCGTTCTCTTTGTTGTCCTCCATATCAGAAAGAAGCCCTCCGCCATTTCAAATTTCTGTTACTTGGAAACTCTTCCTTTCCATATTCTTCTTCGTCGCCCGTTCTCTTTGTTGTCCTTCTTTATCAGAAAGAAGCCCTCCGCCATTTCAAATTTCTGTTGCTTGGAAACTCTTCCTCCATTTCTAACATGGAGCTTTATGGGAATGACAACTTCACTTCTGATTGCTGTCAGTGGGGACTAGTAGGCTGTACTTCGCAAAAGGTTACTCATCTTCACTTGTCTGGGCTCATTCCCTCACTAGACTTGAAAAAAGTAGTGACATCTGATGTTTTAGCTCCACTCTTTCACTTGCAAACACTCATTTCACTAGACATTTCTAAAAATGATATACATGGTGAAATCCTGAGAGTTGGGTTTGCCAATATAAGTAGCCTTGAATACCTTGACATGGATGGAAATAGTTTCAATGGCTCCCTTCCTCCCCATTTGTTTTCTTTATGGCATCTGGCGACAATCAATTTGGATTATAACTTAATCCATGGATCGATTCCTACACAGATTGGAAACCTCTCTAATTTGGTTGCGATGTCACTTTACAGTAACAAAATTTCTGGAGCAATTCCACCATCGCTATTCCATTTGAAAAGGTTAGGGTTTTTGAATTTGGGACGAAATTTTCTCAACATGGAGTTACCAGCTGAGACTGGCAACCTCTCCAACATAGAATATCTGTTCTTAGATAACAACAATTTGTCCGGAGAGATCCCTTCATCAATTCGAAAGATGGAACAATTAAAATGTCTTGATTTAGGAGATAAATTTGTTATCTGGTGAGATCCCAACATGGTTGTTCAATTTCAGCACACTTTCACTATTGAATCCTGTGGGAAACAAACTTGTTTTGAGAAATGTGAGAATATCACCGAGGAGCATGTTACACAGACTATCATTGAGATCTTGCAATCTTGCAGGGCAAATTCCCATTTGGATTTCCAACCAGATCAAGCTTTTTTTCTTGGACTTGGGTGATAATAACCTTGAAGGAACCTTCCCTTAATGGTTAGCTCAAAGTGATCTTTCAGGTTTGCTTTTATCAAATAACAAGATTTCAGGTTCTCTGCCACCTCACTTATTTCAATCTCAGTCTCTTAATGTCCTCGTACTTTCAAATATAACTTGTTAGGATTATCGCCAGATACTATAGGTCAAGCCAATGAAATGAGGATACTCATGTTGTCAGGTAATAATTTCTCTGGATCAATTCCTACATCCATCTCAAATATGCTTGAACTGGGTGTTGCTGGACTCGTCAAGCAATAGATTTTCAGGCAATAAATTtccaatatttaatcaaaattcatcattgcTTTATATGGATCTTTCATCCAATAAACTATCTGGTCAGGTCCCTACGACTTTTCCTTTGGGCATAAAAGTGCTTGTGTTAAGCCAAAATGAGTTTTCTCATGTCTTGCCTCAAAACCTCTCAAATTTCAACCAGCTTTATTACCTTGATCTCCGTGGCAACAACATTGGAGGTGAAATCCCAAATTTTCTCTCACAGATGTCTTCTCTTCAAATGTTGAATTTTAGAAATAATTCGTTCGAAggctcaatttcaattaatttatcaAGTCTTAGTGCTCTTCAAATACTTGATCTCTCTTGCAATAATAACCTTAGCGGAATAATCCCACATACTTTAGGAAATCTTTCGGGGATGGTCAATCATCATGACTTCTCATCAAGTATCTCTTCAAGCATCATAAGTCAAATTAATATCTTTCCTAACACTGGGTTTTTGATTCATGCAATTACGGTAGCAAATCAAACTGTTTTGTTATTGCGTAGTTTGGAAGTCTTCTGGAAGAAGTCAAAGCGAAGTCTACCAAATAAAAACCTTCAACTATACGCTTTTTTGACTTGTCTAACAATCAATTATCAGGTGAAATTCCTGACAGTTTAGGTGGATTGAAAAATTTGAAGTCAGTGAACTTATCACAAAACAAATTCTTTGGAAGAATACCTTTGAGTTTTGGTGATTTGGAAAGCTTAGAAAGCTTGGATTTATCACACAACAATCTCTTTGGTGAAATTCCTTACAcattggcaaatctctttgagcTGAGTTACTTAGACTTGAGTAAAAATAAATTGGAGGGTTGCATACCAGGTGGTCCTTAGATGGATTGGTTGAATGACCCAAATTCTTATGCCAACAACATTGGATTGTGTGGAAtgcaatttgaagtatcatgtgGGAAGTTGCCTTCTGAACCAAAGCTAAAAGATGGAAAGCTCAAGAAAAGCAAGAGTTGGGAGACATGGTTTTCATGGGAAATGGCAGTGATTGGATATCCTTCTAGCTTTTTGTCAACAGTTTTCGTTATGTATGTCATTGGCTACTTTAATATTATACCACAGCcaagtaggagaagaagaagaagatgcctTGTTAGGCATGGTCTTTTTGGTTTTTAGGCATTTGATGTATGTTTTTCTTAATTTATGCTGTTATAAATAAAGACTTGTAAGGTCTTCATGCTCTGCCCTTAGTTATTGCAACAGCTGCTCCCTTGTTTCCTTTGTTATCTCTGCAGATTGTTCCCTTTTTGTTTTTGTATGTTATGTATTTTCTACAAATTTTTTCATTTAACATACCCACCACACCTAGGTTTAAGTTTACGTTTAGAGATGAAAATAGGTAAAGTACCCATAAAAATTACTATATTCGAATCAAAATCTAATTAACATTTTCAATAACCAAATCCATCTCGAATCCAATTAAATATTACCTCAATTACCCACATATTTGTATAATAAATTTATGATGGATTTAGTTTAAACAAGAATTTTGCACCTATTATATATAAGATTATAATTTCTGATTGGCtagatttataaattaatttatacataGAAGAAATTTCCTAACTTCTGTGGTCTCATTCCCACACTAAACTTGAAAATTGTAGTAAAATGGGATGTTTTAGATCCACTGTTTTCACTTGCAAACACTTATTTCACTCCACATTCTAAAGAATtctgttcttgaactgttaatCGTGTTgtgactttttttttaaaaagaaatttttttaataaaagcttcaataatttaaattaatataataaattcatATAAACCGTAATTAATGCAATATTTGGTTTTTCACAaatcaattcataaatcattataaaataataatttgtatCTTCCAATCAATAACCCAGCTTTGgcaaagtgtatgctttaatTTCTTTCCATCGAACTTTAGAAAGTCGATTTAGGAAACATTCTTTGATGACTAATTTATGTACATAAAGTAGCCTAATTAAATGAAGAAAGTGAGATAAATGTTCAGAAATTTCTTCTTACATTAGGCTCTCTTTGTTACGCGGAACTTAATATTAATGAAACAAGTAACAACttattagaaaattttaatttggaaTTTAAAAGTATTGTGGAATGATTCTAAAATTAAGATgtgataattaaaaatatttttttaatattttaaaaaaaaattgtaatagtatctcatttaatttggttgttTAATTTAAGGTATAGCAATaggttaaatattaaaattattttttgaagacaaaaaagaaatttttagatAGAAaccataattttaaattatatgtcAATTTCTAATTAGGTGGGCATATACAACTGGGTGCATATAAGAATTTCCCTAATTTTAAAAGAATTTTCCCAATTTTAAATGTAAACATGAATTGGATGAATAGTTGATTTGGATTTCCAACCCGACCAAGCTTTAGTTCTTGGACTTTTTCTGATAAGCAAAATCTTATTAAGGAtaataaaatgtcatgaaaaacttAGCCTCGTAACCAATAGGCTAACCCCGTAAAACCAACCTAGGAGATTGCATGGTAAGTGAAAAAACTTGGACCTGAATTACATTGAAGCAAAGAACATACAGACCAAGATCATCAATAAGACAAAAAGAGCAAAAAATGCAACAGATCAACAGTCTAAAGAATGCAGCAAATCGAAATCCAAAGCATACAAAGATCAAGCAGGCTAAAGCTAGTGGCATCAAGCCAACAAATAACCAAACCACACGAGAACCTGCTGCACAATCTATCAAATGAGGAGAAGTAGTGACCATCAACCAGAATATGAAAATCCAAAACCAGAGGCGCCAACAATGAATCAAAAAGAAAGCAAAAAAGGATGCAGCTGAAAAGCACGCAAAGAAGATTGATCCAACTAATTAAGAGCCTCCCAAAACAGAAGC is a window encoding:
- the LOC131182158 gene encoding receptor-like protein 46 — encoded protein: MDLSSNKLSGQVPTTFPLGIKVLVLSQNEFSHVLPQNLSNFNQLYYLDLRGNNIGGEIPDSLGGLKNLKSVNLSQNKFFGRIPLSFGDLESLESLDLSHNNLFGEIPYTLANLFELSYLDLSKNKLEGCIPGGP